A genomic region of Nymphaea colorata isolate Beijing-Zhang1983 chromosome 2, ASM883128v2, whole genome shotgun sequence contains the following coding sequences:
- the LOC116247140 gene encoding allene oxide synthase 2, chloroplastic-like yields the protein MAEVVEKKGDQLPLREVPGVTGISYFGAFIDRLHYFWFDGPDKYFADRMSKYNSTVFRTNMPPTPPGFAGDPRVVILLDSKSFRTLFDNSLVDTSNVLGGHYMMSTEFTGGFRVLSYLDTAEDQHTRLKSYVQRLFMLNAHRWLPEIRRAVEETWDKLQSQLPEAKANGAFGSCIFNFLSRTLFRRDPLEPGPASVGEEGASLCLKWLAPQLAPGVNIGLPQPLEEIVFHTFPWPYCTVKRVYQKLYAFFKTYGGQALEIAENEFGITKEEAIHNLIFMFGLNAVAGFSLFLPALIKHIADQGIELHKRLAEEVRNAIKEKGDLNFEAINAMPLLKSVVYEALRIQPPVPRQYARARKDLIVESHEARFLVKKGELMCGYQPFAMKDPKLFDRPTEFLPDRFVGEEGEKLIGRVWWSNGPETEEPTPHNKQCPGKDIVVLTGRLVVAVLFSKFDTLTVKAPSESKVIITSLTPKS from the exons ATGGCTGAGGTTGTGGAGAAGAAAGGAGACCAACTCCCTTTGAGAGAGGTACCTGGGGTTACTGGAATTTCATACTTTGGAGCATTCATAGATAGGCTCCATTACTTCTGGTTCGATGGGCCGGACAAGTACTTCGCCGACCGGATGAGCAAGTACAACAGCACGGTCTTCCGGACCAACATGCCGCCCACGCCGCCGGGCTTCGCCGGCGACCCAAGGGTTGTCATCCTCCTGGACTCAAAGAGCTTCAGGACTCTCTTTGACAACTCGCTTGTTGATACCAGCAATGTTCTTGGTGGTCATTACATGATGAGCACTGAGTTCACAGGCGGGTTCAGGGTCCTTTCCTACTTGGACACAGCTGAGGACCAGCACACTAGGCTCAAGTCCTATGTCCAGCGCCTTTTCATGCTCAATGCTCACAGATGGCTGCCGGAGATCCGGCGTGCTGTGGAGGAAACCTGGGATAAACTCCAAAGTCAGTTGCCGGAAGCAAAGGCGAACGGCGCGTTCGGCAGCTGCATCTTCAATTTTCTATCACGTACTTTGTTCCGAAGAGACCCGCTCGAGCCCGGTCCGGCCAGTGTAGGTGAAGAAGGTGCAAGCCTCTGCTTAAAGTGGCTGGCTCCACAGCTTGCTCCTGGTGTCAACATTGGGTTGCCTCAGCCATTGGAGGAAATTGTGTTCCACACTTTTCCTTGGCCTTACTGTACTGTGAAGAG GGTCTACCAAAAACTCTATGCTTTCTTCAAGACTTACGGCGGCCAGGCACTGGAGATCGCCGAGAATGAATTCGGAATCACAAAAGAAGAAGCAATCCACAATTTGATCTTCATGTTTGGCCTTAACGCAGTAGCAGGCTTCAGCCTGTTCTTACCTGCCTTGATAAAGCATATAGCAGACCAAGGAATCGAGTTGCACAAAAGGTTAGCTGAAGAAGTGAGGAATGCAATTAAGGAGAAGGGTGATCTGAACTTCGAAGCCATCAACGCAATGCCACTGCTCAAATCCGTCGTCTACGAGGCCCTGCGGATCCAGCCGCCGGTGCCGAGGCAGTACGCAAGAGCAAGGAAAGACTTGATCGTAGAGTCACATGAGGCAAGGTTCTTGGTGAAGAAGGGAGAGCTCATGTGTGGCTACCAACCATTTGCGATGAAGGATCCAAAACTGTTCGACCGGCCGACGGAGTTCTTGCCGGACCGGTTCGTCGGCGAGGAAGGAGAGAAATTGATTGGGAGAGTGTGGTGGTCCAATGGGCCTGAAACAGAGGAACCAACCCCCCACAACAAGCAGTGCCCGGGGAAGGACATAGTTGTTCTAACTGGGAGGTTGGTGGTAGCAGTTCTCTTCTCCAAGTTTGATACTCTTACTGTGAAGGCCCCCTCTGAATCAAAAGTGATCATCACCTCATTGACGCCTAAATCTTGA